The nucleotide window AGGATTCCGTGCGGAACAGCTGCATGCCGCCGATGGACAGCATGGGCAGCACCGCTATGGCGATGGCCACGATGCCGATGCCGCCAAACCAGTGCAGCAGCGCCCGCCACAACAGGATGCCGGGCGACATGGCGTCCAGCCCCGACATCACGCTGGCTCCGGTGGTGGTGAGCCCGGACATGCTCTCGAACATGGCGGCGGTAAAGGAGAGGCGGGAATGGCCCCACATGAGCGGCAGGGCCGCGAACAGCGACAGCACCACCCAGACCGACGAGGTCAGGAGGAAGGCCTGCCGGAGGTCGAGCTTGCTGACCTTCTGGCTGCGCCCGCTCATCCACAGCAGCACGCCGACGAAGATGGTGATGGCAGAGGCGCCGACGAAGGCGCCCTGTCCGCCGGAGCGCGTGGCGAAATCGACTATCGCCGGCACCAGCATGGCGACGCCGAGGATGGCGAGGAGGACGCCGAGCGTCGCCGCCACCGGACGCAGGCTGAGCACCGAAACGGCCTCGGCCTCCACCGTTGGGATGCGCGCGGCGTGCATGACGTCCCCCTTCCCCTAATGCGTCTTCGAGCGAAGTGGATGCCGGGTTAGTTCAAAAAATGCGATGCGCAAACGAGATAGAGCATTTTCCGGGAACGTCGTGCACGGAAAATGCTCTCGCCCGTGGCGTTTCTCAGTTCAGGACGCGGCGCACGTCCGGCACATCCAGCGAGAAGGCGGGGATCTCGATGGAGAAGGTCTCGCCGTTGTCGGCCAGCATCTCGTAGTGCCCGCTCATGATCCCGGTGGAGGTGTTGAGCGGCACGCCGCTGGTGTATTCGAATCGGCCGCCGGGCGGCAGGGTGGGCTCCTCGCCCACGACACCGGCGCCGTGGACCTCCTCGGTGTGCCCGTTGGCGTCGGTAATGACCCAGTGGCGACCCTTCAGTTGCACGGTCTCCTGGCCCAAATTGGCCACCTCGACGGTATAAGCCCAAAAATGACGGCCCTGGTCGGGCTCCGATCGCTCCGCCACATAACGCGGCGTCGCGGTCACCTGAATATTCCGAGTGATGGCGCGGTACATACCCGCTCGAGCTCCCCTCACCGCGGGAGAAAATGCCCCCGCGGGCCACAGTGAACCCGCGTTGCCGTCCGGGCGCAACAGTCCGCTCCGTCACGTCGCCGGAATGGAGCCGTTACAAGGCTCCGGCGGCGGTGGCGAGATCGGCGATCAGGTCGTCGGGATGCTCGAGCCCCACGGACAGGCGAAGCAGGCCGTCGGAAATCCCCATCTCGGCGCGGGCCTCCGGCGTGAAGCGCTGGTGGGTGGTGGTGGCCGGATGGGTGATCAGGCTCTTGGCATCGCCGAGGTTGTTGGAGATGCGGATCAGCCCGAGGGCGTTGGCGAAACGGAAGGCGCCCTCCTTGCCGCCCTCCACCACGAAGGTCACGAGGGTGCCGCCGCCCTTCATCTGCCGGCGGGCCAGCTCGGCCTGCGGATGGTCGGCGCGGCCGGGATAGAGCACGGTCTCGATCTTGGGCAGGCCGGCCAGAGCATCGGCGATGCGGCCGGCGCTCGCCTGCATGCGCTCCACCCGCAGCGCCAGCGTCTCCAGGCCCTTCAGCATGATCCAGGCGTTGAAGGGGGAGATGGAGGGGCCGGTCTGGCGCAGGAAGGTCTGCAGGTGGTCAGTGACGAACTGCTGGGAGGAGAGGATGACGCCGCCGAGGCAGCGGCCCTGGCCGTCCACATGCTTGGTGGTGGAATAGACCACGATGTCCGCGCCCAGCTCGAACGGGTGCTGGAGCAGGGGAGTGGCGAACACATTGTCCACCACCAGCCGGGCGCCGGCGGCGTGGGCGATCTGCGCCACCGCCGCGATGTCGATCAGCTCCAGGGTGGGGTTGGTGGGGCTTTCCAGGAAGAACACCTTGGTGCTCGGCCGTGCTGCCGCCTGCCAGGCGGCAAGGTCGGTGCCGTCCACCAGGGTGGTCTCGATGCCGAAGCGCGGCAGGAAGTCCTCCAGGATCCAGCGACACGAGCCGAACAGCGCGCGCGCCGCCACCACATGGTCGCCGGCCGAGAGCTGGCACAGCAGCGCCGCGTTCACCGCCGCCATGCCGGAAGCCGTGGCCCGGGCCGCCTCGGCGCCCTCCAGCAGCGCCATGCGTTCCTCGAACATGGCGGTGGTGGGATTGCCGTAGCGGGAATAGACGAAGCCCGGATCCTCGCCCTTGAAGCGGGCCTCGCAGGACTCGGCATTGTCGTAGACGAAGCCCTGGGTCAGGAACAGCGCCTCGGAGGTCTCCCCATAGGGCGAGCGCGTGGTACCGCCATGGACTAGGCGCGTCTCCGGGTGGAGTGTAAGGGGATCTTTGGGGATGAATTTGGGGGCTGGCTTTTGCGCCACGGACATGACGGTCTCCGGGGGAGGCCGAGGGGATCAGGCGCGGTTCGCCGCCGCGGTGGCCGGTGTGCGGCGCGCGCGGCTTGCCCGTCTGTTCGTCCCCGGCCTTTTAGCAAGGTTGTTTAACGTGGCTGCAAGCGGGCCGGCTCAAATTCACCACGAGTGAGCGGCAGTAAACGCCCGGCCTCCCCTTGGCGTCAAGGGTTTCGTCCGGTAAAGCGAACAAAAAGGACGGGAAAGCGGATATGACCGTGCGAGCGACGGAGCACCAGAAGCCCGGCATTCTGCCCGCCGAGGCCATTTCGGCGCTGAAGGCGACGGGCGCCATCTCCTGCCGCCGGCCGCTCGATGCGGACCAGATCCAGCCGGCGAGCCTGGACCTGCGCCTCGGCCGCACGGCGTGGCGGGTGCGCGCAAGCTTCCTGCCGGGGGCCGGCGTCTCGGTGAAGGAGCGCCTCGCCGACCTCGCCCTGCACGATTTCGACCTCGCCAAGGGCGCGGTGCTGGAGACCGGCTGCGTCTATCTGGTGGAATTGTTCGAGCGCCTGAAGCTGCCCTTTGATCTGGCGGCGGCGGCGAACCCCAAGAGCTCCACTGGGCGGCTCGACGTGTTCGTGCGCGTCATCACCGACGGCGCGCGGGCCTTCGACACCATTCCCGCCGGCTACAACGGCCCGCTCTATCTGGAAATCTCTCCGCGCACCTTCCCCATCCTGGTGCGCACCGGCTCGCGCCTGTCGCAGGTGCGCTTCCGTCGCGGCGTGTCGCGGCTGTCGGATCTCGAATTGCTGAGCCTGCAATCCGCCGAATGCCTGGTGGATGCCCCCCAGCCGGACGTGGCGGCGGGCGGCATCGCGCTGGGCGTCGATCTCGCCGGCGAGGTGATCCCCGGCCTGCAGGGCTTCCGCGCGAAGAAGCATACCGGCGTCATCGACGTGGACGAGGCCGGCGTGCTCGACGTGGAGGATTTCTGGGAGCCCATCCGGCTGCGGCCGGGCCGCACGGCGGGGCTGGTGCTGGACCCCGACGCCTTCTACATCCTCGCCTCGCGGGAGGCGGTGCACGTGCCGCCGGACTATGCGGCGGAGATGGTGCCGTTCGATCCCCTGGTGGGCGAGTTCCGGGTGCACTATGCCGGCTTCTTCGATCCCGGCTTCGGCAATCCGGCGGCCGGCGGGCGCGGCGCCCGCGCGGTGCTGGAGGTGCGCTCGCGGGAGGTGCCCTTCATTCTGGAGCATGGCCAGACCGTGGGACGCCTCGTCTATGAGCGCATGGCGGGCCGCCCCGGCACGCTCTACGGCGCCGACATGCGTTCCCACTACCAGGGGCAGGGGCTGAAGCTCTCCAAGCATTTCAAGCCCGTGGGGAGCTGAGCGCCAGCGGCGCCTCACCCCTTGCCGATGGTCGAGGTGGCGGCCGCGCGGCCGGCGGCGATCATCTCCTCCTTGCGCCACGGCACGGCGTCGTTGAGCGCGGCATTGAGTTCGTGCAGCGGGCGCAGCACCGCGTCGGAATAGGCGAGATAATCCGCCACCAGCGGCAGCACCTCCATCACGGCAGGGTCGTCCGCCATGCCCAGCACGGTGGAGACCGCGGCATCCACCGCCGGGGTCGCCGCATCGGCGCTGCCGCTGCCGGCCTCGCCCAGCACCACCTCGAAGCCGGTGAGGATGCGCGAGCGCGCCGCCTCGATCACGGCCACGACCTCCTCGCGCGCATCGGCGCCCATGGCGCACAGGCGCAGCGCCACGTCCTCCATCAGCGCGAGATAGGTGATGAGCACGTCGAGGGTGGAGACGATGTTGGCCGCGTCCCCCGTCGAATGGCCGAACACCTGCTCGGCGCCGAGATTGGGCAGGCGCGTGCCCATGGCCCGCACGTCCTGGGCGAGGGCGGAGACGCTCGCCTTCTCCCCCGGGTGGGGCCACCAGGAGGCGAAGGCGACGCGGGCGCGGCGCACCAGTGCCTTCACCTCGGGCCGCAACTGCTCGGCGAGATAGACCGGCAGCACCAGATAGGACACCACCAGGGCGATGGCGGCGCCGATGGCGGTCTCGTAGATGCGGGCCAGCATGCCCTCGGTGCCGAGGCCGGAAATGATGTGCAGTCCCAGAACCACCGACAGGCCCACGGCGGCGGATGCCACGTCGTAGCGGTCCTTCTGGGTGACGAGTGCGATCATCTGGGCCGCCATGCAGAAGGCGGCGAGAATCCAGATGTGCGGGCCAAGGCCCAGGAACAGCGCCATGCCCAGCACCACGCCGATGAGGGTGCCCACGGTGCGGTAGCGCACCCGCATATAGGTCTCGCCCACGCTGTTGCCGATGACGAACATGACCGTCATGGTCGCCCAATAGGCGTGGTCGAGATGCACCCCGAGGTCGAGGGCGGTGGTGACGGCCGTGGCGATGGCGCCCTGGCAGGCGATGCGCATGGGCGCGGACAGGGTGCGCCGGCCGTCCGGCCCCTTCACCAGCGCGGGGATGACGCGCGGCGCCGGCGGGGTGGGCGCCGCGTCGTCGTGGGGCGGCGGGAAGGGCGCGGTCTCGGCGGCGGCGATGCCGGTGACCACGAGGGACAGCCGGTCGAACGCGGTCAGAGCCCGCAGCAGGGCGAAGCGGGCATCCGGCGGCAGTTCCGGAACGAAGGCGAGGCGGCGCAGGGACGCCACCGCGCGCTCGAAGCGCTCCTCCGCGTGTACGTCGGAGACCTCGACTGCCTCCAGCCGCCGGGCGATGTGGTCGGCTGCGGCGGCGAAGGGGTGGCGCCAGTCCGGCGTGTTCGGTGCCTTCTCGGGCACGCAGCTGGCAAGCAGCTCTACCGCCACCCGCAGCCGGTAGAAGCGCACGCGCAGGCGCTCGAAATCCGGCTGGGCGGACGGGTCCTCGGCAATGGCCGAGGCCAGCGCGTTCCAGACCCGGCCGCGCAGGTTCTCCAGCGCGTCATTGGCCTCTTCCGGGAAATGCCGGCCGTGGCGCACCGCCTCGGACAGTTCGCGCAGATAGGTCGCCACCGCGCCCTGCATGTCGAGTGTGGTTTCGACGAAGGCATTGACGGCGGAGGGGCGCCAGGGGGACAGGCGCACCGCCGCCGCCACCAGCGCGCCCTGGCAGAAGGCGGCGAGCAGCAGCGCCCCCTCGAACCGCGTCGGCCTGAGGATGGTGCCCACCGTGGCGACGACGATGAGAGCGAGGCCGAGCCTCTGCCCGTCCATGCCATAGCGCCGCAGTGCCAGGGCGAAGAAGGCGAGGGGGACGAGCAGCAGCTTCTGGACGATGTCGTTGCCCGGCCCCTCGCCGGGGCCCACCAGCGTCACCGCCAGCAGGAAGACGAAGCCGAGGGCGAACAGGCGCCCCATGGTGCGCGCCTCGGCAGCGACGCTCGCCGCCGGATTGAAGCTGATCATCACCAGCGCGGCACAGCCGGCCATCATGGGAAAGGTGACATCCATGTTCAGCCGGAACCCGGTGGAGGTCGCGTAGCCCACCAGGATGACGATCACGAACGAAACACCGAGATGGAACGCCCGCGTGAGATCGACCCCGCCGGGATCATGGTCGGCGAGCCACCCCTTCAGCCGGTCGAGGAGCGGCTTGCGGGGGTGGGGCGGGGATAATGGAACAGGAGATGACAGTGGGGGCGACATGGGGTCGGGTCCGGGGCGGCGCGACGTCTCGGGCATGGGCGGAGGAATTCACGGTTCGCCGGGCCTGTCCAGTGCGGCAAGAGCTGCGCCGGCATGCATTCAACTTTTCCCGCATCTGCTCTATAGCCAGCCCTGCCTTCGGCGAAGCACGGCGCCGAGACTTCCTTGCGGCGAACGGGAATGGGCTCAATGACAGCGGAAACGAAGGCGCGGGTACGGGAGTTGTATGCGGCGAAGCTGGCCGCGGGCGATATTTCGGACGATCCGGCGCAGGCCATGGTGGTGCAGGAATTCGCCCGCCTGGAGCTGGAGCTGCGCGAGCGGGCCATGGCGCAGAAGTCTTCGGCGCTGGGCTGGCTGTTCCAGCGCCGCGCCCCGGTGACGCCCAAGGGCATGTATGTCTACGGCAAGGTCGGCCGTGGCAAGACCATGCTCATGGACCTCTTCTTCGACGCCCTGCCGCCCCGGGCCAAAAGGCGGGCCCATTTCCACGAATTCATGGGCGACGTGCACGAGCGCATCTTCCGCGAGCGCCAGGCCCAGAAGCAGGGCGACCGCAAGGTGGGCGATCCCATCATCGCGGTGGCGGCGGCGCTGGCCGACGAGGCGAAGATCCTGTGCTTCGACGAATTCCACGTCACCGACATCGCCGATGCCATGATCCTCGGCCGGCTGTTCGAGAAGCTGTTCGCCGACGGCGTGGTGGTGGTGGCCACCTCCAACGTGGCGCCGCAGGACCTGTATTCCGGCGGCCTCAACCGCGCGCTGTTCCTGCCGTTCATCGGCATGATCGAGGAGCGCATGCAGGTGATGACGCTGGATTCGCGCACCGACTACCGCATGGAGAAGCTGGAAGGGGTGTCCACCTGGTACACGCCCCTCGGACCGGTGGCGGATGGAGCGGTGGCGCAGGCCTGGCGCCGGCTCGCCGGTCCTGGCGGCGGCGTGCCCGGCGAGATCCTGTTGAAGGGCCGGCGCGTCGCCATCCCGGCCATGGCCAACGGCGCGGCGCGCTTCACCTTCGCCAACCTGTGCGAGGCGGCGCTGGGCCCCAACCCCGATTACCTGCGCCTCGCGCGCATGTTCCACACCGTCGTGCTGGAGCACATCCCCATCCTGGGACCGGACCAGCGCAACGAGGCCAAGCGCTTCATCTCGCTGATCGACACGCTGTACGATTCCAACGTGAAGCTCATCGCCTCGGCGGCGGCGGAGCCAGATGCGCTTTATCTCGGCACCGAGGGGGCTGAGGCGTTCGAGTTCGCGCGCACGGTGTCGCGCATCCACGAGATGCGCTCGGGCGAATATCTGGCGAAGCCCCACGGCCGCCCGGATTCGGCCGCGTCGGGGGACACCACGGGCCTGGTGGAAACCTGAAGCCACGTGGCCCGCCGCGCGGGCTGGTACCCAGCGCTTTTGAATGGGCGCATT belongs to Xanthobacter autotrophicus Py2 and includes:
- a CDS encoding ApaG domain protein (PFAM: ApaG domain protein~KEGG: bja:bll1101 ApaG protein), translated to MYRAITRNIQVTATPRYVAERSEPDQGRHFWAYTVEVANLGQETVQLKGRHWVITDANGHTEEVHGAGVVGEEPTLPPGGRFEYTSGVPLNTSTGIMSGHYEMLADNGETFSIEIPAFSLDVPDVRRVLN
- a CDS encoding O-succinylhomoserine sulfhydrylase (TIGRFAM: O-succinylhomoserine sulfhydrylase~PFAM: Cys/Met metabolism pyridoxal-phosphate-dependent protein~KEGG: rpd:RPD_0903 O-succinylhomoserine sulfhydrylase); this translates as MSVAQKPAPKFIPKDPLTLHPETRLVHGGTTRSPYGETSEALFLTQGFVYDNAESCEARFKGEDPGFVYSRYGNPTTAMFEERMALLEGAEAARATASGMAAVNAALLCQLSAGDHVVAARALFGSCRWILEDFLPRFGIETTLVDGTDLAAWQAAARPSTKVFFLESPTNPTLELIDIAAVAQIAHAAGARLVVDNVFATPLLQHPFELGADIVVYSTTKHVDGQGRCLGGVILSSQQFVTDHLQTFLRQTGPSISPFNAWIMLKGLETLALRVERMQASAGRIADALAGLPKIETVLYPGRADHPQAELARRQMKGGGTLVTFVVEGGKEGAFRFANALGLIRISNNLGDAKSLITHPATTTHQRFTPEARAEMGISDGLLRLSVGLEHPDDLIADLATAAGAL
- a CDS encoding 2-deoxycytidine 5-triphosphate deaminase (PFAM: 2-deoxycytidine 5-triphosphate deaminase~KEGG: ret:RHE_CH00524 2'-deoxycytidine 5'-triphosphate deaminase protein); amino-acid sequence: MTVRATEHQKPGILPAEAISALKATGAISCRRPLDADQIQPASLDLRLGRTAWRVRASFLPGAGVSVKERLADLALHDFDLAKGAVLETGCVYLVELFERLKLPFDLAAAANPKSSTGRLDVFVRVITDGARAFDTIPAGYNGPLYLEISPRTFPILVRTGSRLSQVRFRRGVSRLSDLELLSLQSAECLVDAPQPDVAAGGIALGVDLAGEVIPGLQGFRAKKHTGVIDVDEAGVLDVEDFWEPIRLRPGRTAGLVLDPDAFYILASREAVHVPPDYAAEMVPFDPLVGEFRVHYAGFFDPGFGNPAAGGRGARAVLEVRSREVPFILEHGQTVGRLVYERMAGRPGTLYGADMRSHYQGQGLKLSKHFKPVGS
- a CDS encoding membrane protein-like protein (KEGG: bxe:Bxe_B0563 hypothetical protein), which translates into the protein MPETSRRPGPDPMSPPLSSPVPLSPPHPRKPLLDRLKGWLADHDPGGVDLTRAFHLGVSFVIVILVGYATSTGFRLNMDVTFPMMAGCAALVMISFNPAASVAAEARTMGRLFALGFVFLLAVTLVGPGEGPGNDIVQKLLLVPLAFFALALRRYGMDGQRLGLALIVVATVGTILRPTRFEGALLLAAFCQGALVAAAVRLSPWRPSAVNAFVETTLDMQGAVATYLRELSEAVRHGRHFPEEANDALENLRGRVWNALASAIAEDPSAQPDFERLRVRFYRLRVAVELLASCVPEKAPNTPDWRHPFAAAADHIARRLEAVEVSDVHAEERFERAVASLRRLAFVPELPPDARFALLRALTAFDRLSLVVTGIAAAETAPFPPPHDDAAPTPPAPRVIPALVKGPDGRRTLSAPMRIACQGAIATAVTTALDLGVHLDHAYWATMTVMFVIGNSVGETYMRVRYRTVGTLIGVVLGMALFLGLGPHIWILAAFCMAAQMIALVTQKDRYDVASAAVGLSVVLGLHIISGLGTEGMLARIYETAIGAAIALVVSYLVLPVYLAEQLRPEVKALVRRARVAFASWWPHPGEKASVSALAQDVRAMGTRLPNLGAEQVFGHSTGDAANIVSTLDVLITYLALMEDVALRLCAMGADAREEVVAVIEAARSRILTGFEVVLGEAGSGSADAATPAVDAAVSTVLGMADDPAVMEVLPLVADYLAYSDAVLRPLHELNAALNDAVPWRKEEMIAAGRAAATSTIGKG
- a CDS encoding AFG1-family ATPase (PFAM: AFG1-family ATPase~KEGG: rpd:RPD_0534 AFG1-like ATPase); amino-acid sequence: MTAETKARVRELYAAKLAAGDISDDPAQAMVVQEFARLELELRERAMAQKSSALGWLFQRRAPVTPKGMYVYGKVGRGKTMLMDLFFDALPPRAKRRAHFHEFMGDVHERIFRERQAQKQGDRKVGDPIIAVAAALADEAKILCFDEFHVTDIADAMILGRLFEKLFADGVVVVATSNVAPQDLYSGGLNRALFLPFIGMIEERMQVMTLDSRTDYRMEKLEGVSTWYTPLGPVADGAVAQAWRRLAGPGGGVPGEILLKGRRVAIPAMANGAARFTFANLCEAALGPNPDYLRLARMFHTVVLEHIPILGPDQRNEAKRFISLIDTLYDSNVKLIASAAAEPDALYLGTEGAEAFEFARTVSRIHEMRSGEYLAKPHGRPDSAASGDTTGLVET